The Rhododendron vialii isolate Sample 1 chromosome 8a, ASM3025357v1 genome has a window encoding:
- the LOC131336691 gene encoding homeobox-leucine zipper protein ATHB-40, translating into MTSSMNLGVDDQMELISEYYPEFYAKMVPQQGEAKPRRRRRKKSKGDDGGGGGGGGFKKRKLSEEQVSMLELSFGDEHKLESERKDRLASELGLDPRQVAVWFQNRRARWKSKKLEEQYSKLKMEHDSTVVEKCRLETEVLKLKEQLCDAEKDIQRLLLERCTDGVSSNSPSTSFSVEAMDPVPPFLGEFGMDGIENIFHFSGINYVNQGLEWANLYI; encoded by the exons atgacaagCAGCATGAATCTTGGGGTTGATGACCAAATGGAACTCATTTCCGAGTACTATCCCGAATTCTACGCCAAAATGGTTCCACAACAAG GAGAAGCAAAGCCGCGGAGGCGGCGGAGGAAGAAGAGCAAAGGAGACGATGggggcggcggcggaggaggcgGGTTCAAGAAGAGGAAGCTTAGCGAAGAACAGGTGAGCATGCTGGAGTTGAGTTTCGGAGACGAGCACAAATTGGAGTCGGAGAGGAAGGACAGGCTTGCTTCTGAACTCGGTCTGGATCCACGCCAAGTGGCTGTCTGGTTCCAGAACAGAAGGGCACGGTGGAAGAGCAAGAAGCTTGAGGAACAGTACTCAAAGTTGAAGATGGAGCACGACTCTACGGTCGTGGAGAAGTGCCGCCTCGAAACAGAg GTTTTGAAGCTCAAGGAGCAACTCTGCGATGCGGAGAAGGACATACAGAGGCTGCTGCTGGAGAGATGTACCGACGGGGTTTCGAGCAACAGCCCGAGCACGTCGTTCTCGGTGGAAGCCATGGACCCAGTACCGCCGTTTCTGGGTGAATTCGGGATGGATGGGATCGAAAACATCTTTCATTTCTCGGGCATCAACTACGTTAATCAAGGGCTGGAATGGGCCAATCTATATATATGA